In a single window of the Bacillus mycoides genome:
- a CDS encoding IS3 family transposase (programmed frameshift), with product MGKIIFNEIQMKQLEKNKNVLKASDRSISYCSDFKVRAVKENQQGKGPSQIFLENGFDLAVIGEKKPKQCLKRWRRTFEQFGEEGFYTERRGKGSTGRPSEKPLSSDEKLKKAEARIAFLEAELTFLKKFRRTRKAGVTEEALTPRETYTLIEQTIRRFQFPRMVRYLCTLTGVSRSGYYAWLHQTDKQLEKERNDETDYEWIQEIFNRKGKTCGGRSIKMVLEKTKGICMNLKRIYRIMRKYNLVTKIRRANPYKHIAKATQEHKTCPNLLKRQFNQEEPEKSMLTDITYLFYGKGKKAYLSCVKDSATREILAYHVSSSLRMDIVYQTLDNLKERLGEVIHPEALLHSDQGIHYTHPEFQKRVREMGIRQSMSRRGNCLDNAPMESFFGHMKDELDYKDCQTFESLELNIKDYMEEYNYNRYQWTLKKMAPIEYRNHLLSA from the exons ATGGGTAAAATTATTTTTAACGAAATTCAAATGAAACAGCTAGAAAAAAATAAAAATGTATTAAAAGCGTCGGACCGTTCGATTAGCTATTGTTCAGATTTCAAAGTAAGAGCGGTAAAAGAAAATCAACAAGGAAAAGGTCCTAGCCAAATCTTTTTAGAGAATGGGTTTGACTTAGCTGTGATCGGTGAGAAGAAACCAAAACAATGCTTGAAACGTTGGCGAAGAACCTTTGAACAATTTGGTGAGGAAGGCTTTTATACAGAACGCCGCGGGAAAGGAAGCACGGGACGCCCTTCGGAAAAACCCCTCTCTTCTGATGAAAAATTAAAGAAAGCGGAAGCACGTATTGCGTTTTTAGAAGCGGAATTGACATTCCTAAAAAAGT TTAGACGAACTCGAAAGGCAGGCGTTACAGAAGAAGCGTTAACACCACGAGAAACATACACACTGATTGAACAAACCATACGTCGATTCCAATTCCCACGTATGGTGCGTTACCTTTGCACACTGACTGGGGTAAGTCGGAGTGGATACTATGCGTGGCTTCATCAGACAGATAAACAGCTGGAAAAAGAACGCAATGATGAAACAGATTATGAATGGATCCAAGAAATTTTTAATCGAAAAGGGAAAACATGTGGTGGTCGTTCTATCAAAATGGTGTTGGAAAAGACAAAAGGAATTTGTATGAATCTCAAGCGTATTTACCGTATTATGCGTAAATATAACCTTGTGACAAAGATTCGCCGAGCGAATCCTTATAAACACATCGCAAAAGCGACACAAGAACATAAAACATGTCCGAACCTTTTAAAACGCCAATTCAATCAAGAAGAGCCTGAAAAAAGTATGTTAACGGATATTACCTATTTATTTTATGGAAAAGGAAAGAAGGCTTATTTATCATGTGTAAAAGACAGCGCAACACGAGAGATTTTAGCCTATCATGTCTCTTCCTCTTTACGAATGGATATCGTCTATCAAACATTAGATAACTTGAAAGAGAGATTAGGAGAAGTCATTCATCCTGAAGCGCTTCTACATTCAGACCAAGGTATTCATTATACACACCCTGAATTTCAGAAACGTGTAAGAGAAATGGGGATCAGACAATCTATGTCCCGTAGGGGCAATTGTTTAGACAATGCACCAATGGAATCCTTTTTTGGTCATATGAAAGATGAATTAGATTATAAAGATTGTCAAACCTTTGAATCCCTTGAGCTCAACATAAAGGATTATATGGAGGAGTATAATTATAATCGTTATCAGTGGACATTAAAAAAGATGGCTCCGATCGAATATCGGAACCACCTTTTAAGTGCTTGA
- a CDS encoding glycosyltransferase family 2 protein, protein MTLSIVVPCYNEEKMLRAFYSETSLEIHKLTTDYEFVFVNDGSKDDTLNILRDLANSDAAVHYISFSRNFGKEAAMLAGLKYATGDAVVIMDADLQHPPTLIKEMLEGYNEGYDQVIAKRTRTGDSPVRSFVSRLYYKVMNKFVDIELVDGIGDFRLLSRRAVDSLLSLSEYNRFSKGLFSWIGFNELIIGYENVLRSDGESKWTFSKLLNYGIDGVISFNNKPLRLSIYLGLLTTILGILYVITTFIQIIVGGVEVPGYFTLISAILFIGGIQLIFLGVMGEYIGRIYYETKRRPHFIVAEKKVSEVKQKA, encoded by the coding sequence ATGACTCTTTCAATAGTCGTACCATGCTACAATGAAGAAAAGATGCTTCGAGCCTTTTATTCAGAGACTTCTCTAGAAATTCATAAATTAACTACCGATTATGAATTTGTTTTTGTAAATGATGGTAGTAAAGATGATACATTAAATATTCTACGTGATTTGGCAAATTCAGATGCAGCTGTTCATTATATATCATTTAGTCGGAATTTCGGCAAAGAAGCCGCTATGTTAGCTGGTTTAAAATACGCTACAGGTGATGCAGTTGTTATTATGGACGCCGATTTGCAACATCCTCCTACACTAATAAAAGAAATGTTAGAAGGATATAACGAAGGTTACGACCAAGTTATTGCAAAAAGAACAAGAACAGGTGATTCACCCGTTCGCTCTTTCGTTTCTCGTCTATACTATAAAGTGATGAATAAGTTTGTAGATATTGAACTAGTAGACGGCATTGGAGATTTTAGACTTTTAAGTAGAAGAGCTGTTGATTCTCTATTATCTTTAAGCGAATACAATCGCTTCTCAAAAGGTTTATTCTCCTGGATTGGATTTAATGAACTAATTATTGGATATGAAAATGTATTACGTTCTGATGGAGAAAGTAAGTGGACTTTTTCTAAATTGTTAAATTACGGAATAGATGGTGTTATCTCATTCAATAATAAACCATTAAGACTATCTATATATCTTGGATTATTAACAACTATTTTAGGGATTTTATACGTAATTACTACATTTATTCAAATTATTGTTGGTGGTGTTGAAGTCCCAGGATACTTCACTTTAATTTCCGCTATATTATTTATTGGTGGTATTCAACTCATTTTCCTAGGTGTTATGGGTGAATACATCGGTCGCATTTATTATGAAACAAAACGTAGACCACATTTTATTGTAGCTGAAAAGAAAGTTAGTGAAGTCAAACAAAAAGCATAA
- a CDS encoding YfhO family protein, which produces MSIKPNNKIFSKKTIMIIPILLLCAFAFHYFFLTSNQVFSGTGDALSQFGFFTFLLQHAFKDGNLFWSFDYGLGGDLFGEFSYYYSTAPFFWITLLLPKLNIEQIYDMKLYMSILKNFLAMLFMYGSLRYHKKTVFSSFIAAIMYGGCITFMRHSLLWDFMADAIVFLPLVIWGLDKYIIEKKRGLFLVAATLMLASNFYFAFITSIFIFIYAFFQYFATQQNKTIVSFLTYYIKIGLLYGLSLGLAAVCFIPSVNAVFSADRLTKKFDIPLFFEDTFYKDLMETIFFVYDAENHQLALPALILFLIIFGMFIRDKLVKNKVFFTFFMFILFMLPYTYSVFNGFSAMQYRWLYLFVFVIAQTIAYILDWMIVHKKEHKLPCIMSSLVSIGLFIYAFYRKVNINVSDKPLQVVDNILIGTIVLSLITVCLWRYLSKPFIQFLVVVNVLVSTISMNYMYANNILSTAFGQSNATKEALHVSGYDNKDEIAAIRYIQEYDTDFYRILNPASAHNTPMLQGYHGTSTYQSLINYYVHDFMKNKYNVFQGFDTPSMFFQVDSRLLLENMLGVKYRVLSADTDQKNIPYGYKLLKQVGPYNIYKNDYALPLGYVYDSGISEEEFSKLNFAQRDQLLLHAVVVNNGKDFSLTHFDKKNLNSKAVSINMEKVQLENMEKENNKLIVHGNGNMIVPINYPNTPGDLIVELKIKNKGSFHAVVNGKDMGKGEDTGAYSYPLERFVYNLGKDDRPDQLTISIDAPGEYELEDLQANIVNYEGVQKETKKLTENRLQNIYYKNNYLKGEINSKKDGLLYLSVPYSKGWTIKVDGKETEFTKANSAFIGVPITKGAHVIEMTYVTPYFKLGMIISIISLIICVALLVFTNQKGRRKLPFKKQQ; this is translated from the coding sequence ATGAGCATAAAGCCGAACAATAAGATTTTCTCAAAGAAAACTATAATGATTATTCCGATATTATTATTGTGTGCTTTTGCTTTTCATTATTTCTTTTTAACATCTAATCAAGTCTTTTCTGGTACAGGTGATGCATTAAGCCAATTTGGTTTCTTTACATTTCTCCTGCAACATGCCTTTAAAGATGGTAATCTTTTTTGGTCTTTTGATTATGGATTAGGTGGAGATTTATTTGGAGAGTTTAGTTATTATTACAGTACAGCGCCGTTCTTCTGGATTACGCTGTTACTTCCTAAATTAAATATTGAACAAATCTATGATATGAAATTATACATGAGTATTTTAAAAAACTTTTTAGCTATGTTATTCATGTATGGTTCTTTACGTTATCATAAGAAAACAGTCTTCTCATCTTTTATTGCTGCTATTATGTATGGTGGATGTATTACTTTTATGCGCCATTCATTACTTTGGGATTTCATGGCTGATGCCATCGTATTTTTACCATTAGTAATATGGGGACTTGATAAATATATTATAGAAAAGAAACGTGGACTTTTCTTAGTAGCTGCTACTTTAATGTTAGCATCGAACTTTTATTTTGCTTTTATTACAAGTATTTTCATTTTCATTTACGCATTTTTCCAATACTTTGCCACACAGCAAAATAAAACAATCGTCTCTTTTCTAACCTATTATATTAAAATTGGATTATTATACGGTCTATCACTTGGCTTGGCTGCAGTTTGCTTTATTCCATCAGTCAATGCGGTATTTAGTGCGGATCGGTTAACGAAGAAATTTGATATACCTTTATTCTTTGAAGATACATTTTATAAAGATCTAATGGAAACTATCTTCTTCGTATATGATGCTGAAAATCATCAATTAGCTTTACCAGCTTTAATTTTATTCCTAATCATATTTGGAATGTTTATACGTGATAAACTTGTTAAAAATAAAGTATTCTTTACATTTTTCATGTTCATTCTGTTTATGCTTCCGTATACATACTCTGTATTTAATGGTTTCTCAGCAATGCAATATAGATGGCTTTATTTATTTGTATTTGTAATTGCTCAAACTATAGCATACATCTTAGATTGGATGATTGTTCATAAGAAAGAACATAAATTACCTTGTATAATGAGTTCATTAGTGTCAATAGGATTATTCATTTATGCATTTTATAGAAAAGTAAATATAAATGTAAGTGATAAACCTTTACAGGTAGTTGACAATATTTTAATCGGAACTATCGTTCTTTCTCTCATTACAGTATGTTTATGGCGTTATCTTTCTAAACCTTTCATACAATTTTTAGTTGTAGTGAACGTACTCGTTAGTACAATTTCCATGAATTACATGTATGCTAATAATATACTTAGTACCGCTTTCGGACAAAGCAATGCTACAAAAGAAGCTTTACATGTATCTGGCTATGATAATAAAGATGAGATTGCTGCCATTCGTTATATACAAGAATATGATACGGACTTTTATCGTATTCTTAACCCAGCTAGCGCCCATAACACACCAATGTTACAAGGTTATCATGGTACAAGTACGTACCAAAGCTTGATTAATTATTATGTTCATGACTTTATGAAAAATAAATACAACGTATTCCAAGGGTTCGACACTCCTTCGATGTTCTTCCAAGTTGATAGTCGACTACTACTTGAAAATATGTTAGGTGTAAAATATCGCGTACTAAGCGCTGATACAGATCAAAAAAATATCCCATATGGATATAAACTATTAAAACAAGTAGGACCATATAATATTTACAAAAATGACTATGCTTTACCGTTAGGGTATGTATATGATTCTGGTATAAGTGAAGAAGAATTTTCTAAATTAAACTTCGCTCAGCGTGACCAATTATTATTACATGCTGTAGTCGTTAATAATGGAAAAGACTTTTCATTAACTCATTTTGATAAAAAGAACCTTAATTCAAAAGCGGTATCTATCAATATGGAAAAAGTACAACTAGAAAATATGGAAAAAGAGAATAATAAACTCATTGTCCACGGCAATGGAAATATGATTGTACCTATAAATTATCCTAATACTCCTGGAGATTTAATTGTAGAATTAAAGATAAAAAATAAAGGTTCATTCCATGCAGTAGTTAACGGGAAAGATATGGGGAAAGGTGAAGACACTGGTGCATACTCATATCCTTTAGAAAGATTTGTTTATAATTTAGGTAAAGACGATCGCCCAGACCAACTAACTATTTCTATTGATGCGCCAGGTGAATACGAACTTGAAGACTTACAAGCAAATATCGTAAATTACGAAGGTGTACAAAAAGAAACAAAAAAACTAACTGAAAATAGACTTCAAAATATTTATTATAAAAACAACTATTTAAAAGGTGAAATCAACTCAAAAAAGGATGGATTACTATATTTATCTGTTCCATATAGTAAAGGTTGGACTATAAAAGTTGATGGAAAAGAAACAGAATTCACGAAAGCAAATTCTGCCTTTATTGGCGTACCAATTACAAAAGGAGCACATGTAATCGAAATGACTTATGTTACACCTTACTTTAAATTAGGTATGATTATATCAATTATTTCACTAATTATTTGTGTAGCCTTACTAGTTTTTACAAATCAAAAAGGACGCCGAAAATTGCCTTTTAAAAAGCAGCAATGA
- a CDS encoding oligosaccharide flippase family protein, with protein sequence MKTNKILKNASYLFVGNITVRFVLAIATIFFARYVSPKEYGMFTTALAVSAVICYFTDAGLTHTFMREGTRSNANISVLISSYLRIRLVLAIVISVLFAIFAQFFYPDAYLRAMVYWVVLPTMFGATLQGVGMAYFQVTERMQFTAIISVIQGVTAAAALLLGMSFKWSLMMVAAMYGISSLVTGLIAFIMVIRHTTVHKGWDKGILDQLLIFTINGIIIMLLPQLGPIILEKVSTYEQVGFFGAASKIPAVLYQIPGVIAAAFYPKLFAFGNEKNIDEHRKLSQFELKLMSFLGMGISIPFIADPSFWIVTLLGEQYAPAGDALAILAFMVILQSINYPLADNLTTIGQQWKRATTMGIGLAVAIVSYIVLGGQFGMMGAAVAAIITEVTLLIGFTLFVRKGFTLLFKGIVFNTLAFIISYALYRTVLINLPPLVALTLTGILYGIIGLAIDPQIRGLILGFVNKKLVRKNA encoded by the coding sequence ATGAAAACAAATAAAATCCTTAAAAACGCCTCCTACCTATTTGTAGGAAATATTACTGTTCGATTTGTACTTGCTATTGCGACCATTTTCTTTGCAAGATATGTTTCACCAAAAGAGTATGGGATGTTTACAACTGCTTTAGCAGTTTCCGCTGTTATTTGTTATTTTACAGATGCAGGTTTGACACATACATTTATGCGTGAAGGAACGAGAAGCAACGCTAACATTAGCGTACTAATTAGTAGTTATTTACGTATTCGTTTAGTATTAGCTATCGTAATTTCTGTGCTCTTCGCTATTTTCGCTCAGTTCTTCTATCCTGATGCTTACTTACGTGCGATGGTATATTGGGTTGTACTGCCGACAATGTTTGGAGCCACTTTACAAGGTGTCGGGATGGCTTACTTCCAAGTAACAGAACGCATGCAATTTACAGCGATTATTTCTGTAATACAAGGTGTAACAGCCGCAGCTGCTCTTCTACTAGGAATGTCCTTTAAATGGTCACTTATGATGGTTGCTGCCATGTACGGGATATCCAGTCTCGTAACAGGACTCATCGCCTTTATAATGGTAATTCGCCATACAACAGTTCATAAGGGCTGGGATAAAGGCATTTTAGATCAATTGCTCATTTTCACAATCAATGGCATTATCATTATGCTCTTACCACAGTTAGGGCCCATTATATTAGAAAAAGTTTCAACGTATGAGCAAGTTGGATTCTTTGGAGCTGCTTCTAAAATACCTGCTGTCCTTTATCAAATACCTGGTGTAATTGCAGCAGCCTTTTATCCAAAGTTATTTGCTTTTGGAAATGAAAAGAATATTGATGAACATAGAAAACTATCACAGTTCGAATTAAAACTTATGTCTTTCTTAGGAATGGGAATCTCCATTCCATTTATCGCTGATCCAAGCTTTTGGATTGTTACTTTATTAGGTGAACAATATGCACCAGCCGGTGATGCTCTTGCAATTTTAGCCTTTATGGTTATTTTACAATCTATCAACTATCCACTTGCTGATAATTTAACAACTATTGGTCAACAGTGGAAGCGTGCGACAACGATGGGAATTGGATTAGCTGTCGCTATCGTAAGTTACATCGTATTAGGTGGCCAATTTGGAATGATGGGAGCTGCGGTAGCTGCTATCATTACTGAGGTTACTTTATTAATCGGATTTACTTTATTCGTTCGTAAAGGATTTACATTACTATTCAAAGGGATTGTATTTAATACACTAGCATTTATAATCAGTTACGCCCTATACCGCACAGTATTAATTAACTTACCACCACTGGTAGCTCTAACACTTACTGGTATATTGTACGGTATTATTGGCCTTGCAATTGATCCACAAATACGCGGGTTGATTTTAGGATTTGTAAATAAAAAATTAGTTCGTAAAAACGCTTAA
- a CDS encoding glycosyltransferase family 2 protein yields MMEQKQLVSVVIPLYNTEKYIEETMQSILDQTYKNIEIVIVDDGSKDQSPSIVKNLVQKYPGQIKYVPQKNQGVSVARNTGIENASGEYVAFLDSDDLWHPTKIEKQVESMHKNNMNACYCGYMNFYEETGEKVEHTTNFIKGDMTKAFLTHQVVAQTSTWILKRSIVMDHNIRFTPGCSWGEDLEFLFKLMSVTNVCYVDEYLTYYRILSEGNLSSKYKDYELKTAKELEVFNRMKDWVHNKSKDLIVNDSTELIEILETYLFPYTVINNACIYIKGSSKLDKSQVQLIKGDINKYCRKIYSKNGKRSKKLYAMLWFVRIKFMFS; encoded by the coding sequence ATGATGGAACAAAAACAACTCGTTTCCGTTGTCATACCTCTGTATAATACGGAAAAATATATTGAAGAAACAATGCAATCAATACTAGATCAAACATATAAAAACATTGAAATTGTAATTGTAGATGATGGAAGCAAAGATCAATCACCTTCCATCGTAAAAAACCTTGTACAAAAGTACCCCGGACAAATAAAATACGTCCCACAAAAAAATCAAGGCGTTTCAGTTGCTCGTAATACAGGAATTGAAAATGCTAGCGGAGAATATGTTGCTTTTCTTGATAGTGATGATTTATGGCATCCAACAAAAATCGAAAAACAAGTTGAAAGCATGCATAAAAACAACATGAACGCTTGTTATTGTGGCTATATGAACTTTTACGAAGAGACTGGTGAAAAAGTTGAGCACACGACAAACTTTATTAAAGGTGATATGACAAAAGCTTTCTTAACGCATCAAGTTGTTGCTCAGACGAGCACTTGGATTTTGAAAAGATCTATCGTGATGGATCATAATATTCGTTTCACACCAGGGTGTAGCTGGGGAGAAGATTTAGAATTTCTATTTAAATTAATGAGCGTTACAAATGTATGCTATGTAGATGAATATTTAACATATTATCGAATCTTATCCGAAGGAAATCTTTCTTCAAAGTATAAAGATTATGAATTAAAAACAGCAAAAGAATTAGAAGTGTTTAATCGAATGAAGGATTGGGTTCATAATAAATCAAAAGACTTAATCGTGAATGATTCTACAGAACTTATTGAAATCCTTGAAACTTATCTATTCCCATATACAGTCATTAACAATGCTTGTATATACATTAAAGGAAGCTCTAAGTTAGATAAATCACAAGTTCAATTAATCAAGGGCGATATAAATAAATATTGTCGCAAAATTTATTCGAAAAATGGAAAACGAAGCAAAAAGCTATACGCAATGCTTTGGTTTGTACGAATAAAGTTTATGTTTTCTTAA
- a CDS encoding DUF2304 domain-containing protein, with product MHIITFSFIFILLLFFSIINSIRRGTLETKYAILWIFVCITMAILSSTDKIINWIGKLLNVEYPPSILFLFGLLFCFILIFDLTRKISKLHHQLVTLTQDYALLKQKLKITDKE from the coding sequence ATGCATATAATTACCTTTTCATTCATCTTTATTTTATTACTATTCTTCTCAATTATTAATTCCATTCGTCGTGGGACTTTAGAAACAAAATATGCTATTTTATGGATTTTCGTTTGTATTACAATGGCTATTTTAAGTTCTACGGATAAAATTATAAATTGGATTGGAAAACTATTAAACGTAGAATATCCTCCGTCCATTTTATTCTTATTCGGACTATTATTCTGTTTTATCTTAATTTTTGACCTGACGAGAAAAATCTCCAAATTACACCATCAACTTGTAACATTAACGCAAGATTATGCATTATTAAAACAAAAATTAAAGATAACAGATAAGGAATAA
- a CDS encoding glycosyltransferase family 2 protein, with protein MSIEVPISIPKTLIIIPAYNEEEAIADTLTRLLELKQHFTALSICVINDGSKDKTAQIVKDFPVHLVNLPYNLGIGSAVQTGYKYAYENGYDIAIQFDADGQHNPDDLYKIIQPIAEDQCDMVLGSRFTEKTAYKGSISRRIGIFYFTALLKVLTKQTFMDPTSGYRAINREVIKIFAHNYPKDYPEPEVLIHLKKKKLRINEISVNMQERQGGQSSITPLKSAYYMVKVSLAILMQKIVKG; from the coding sequence ATGTCTATTGAGGTACCAATTTCAATACCAAAAACGTTAATTATTATTCCAGCGTATAACGAGGAAGAAGCAATTGCAGATACATTAACAAGATTATTAGAACTAAAACAGCATTTTACAGCATTAAGCATTTGCGTTATTAATGATGGATCAAAAGATAAAACAGCTCAAATCGTAAAAGATTTCCCTGTTCATCTCGTTAATTTACCATATAATCTAGGTATCGGTTCAGCTGTACAAACTGGATATAAATACGCTTATGAGAACGGATATGATATTGCGATTCAGTTCGATGCTGATGGACAACATAATCCTGATGATTTATACAAAATCATACAGCCTATTGCCGAGGATCAATGCGATATGGTGCTGGGTTCACGTTTTACAGAAAAAACAGCATATAAAGGTAGTATTTCCCGAAGAATCGGTATTTTTTATTTTACCGCTCTATTGAAAGTACTAACAAAACAAACATTTATGGATCCAACTTCTGGGTATCGTGCTATCAATCGAGAAGTAATTAAGATTTTTGCACACAATTATCCAAAAGATTATCCAGAACCAGAAGTCCTTATTCATTTAAAAAAGAAAAAACTTCGCATTAATGAAATATCTGTAAATATGCAAGAGCGACAAGGTGGACAATCTTCCATCACTCCCCTTAAATCTGCATATTACATGGTTAAGGTGAGTCTTGCTATATTGATGCAAAAAATCGTGAAAGGTTGA
- a CDS encoding acyl-CoA thioesterase, whose translation MEKKFMRESKAIKTTRVFPNDLNNHQTLFGGKLLAEIDSIASIAAARHSRKHCVTASIDSVDFLTPIHQADSVCYEAFVCYTGKSSMEVFVKVIAEDLLAGERRMAATCFITFVALKDGKPSSVPQVIPETEEEHWLHTTGSERAENRKKGRLKSKEMAEVLTLSKPWNM comes from the coding sequence ATGGAAAAGAAATTCATGCGAGAATCAAAGGCAATTAAAACAACACGTGTTTTTCCTAACGATTTAAATAATCACCAAACACTTTTCGGGGGGAAATTATTAGCAGAAATTGATAGTATAGCTTCAATTGCAGCTGCGAGACACAGCCGCAAACATTGCGTAACAGCATCTATCGATTCCGTTGATTTTTTAACTCCAATTCACCAAGCAGATTCTGTTTGTTATGAAGCATTCGTATGTTATACAGGAAAATCTTCAATGGAAGTTTTCGTAAAAGTAATTGCAGAGGATCTACTAGCAGGCGAGCGTAGAATGGCCGCAACGTGTTTCATTACATTTGTCGCATTAAAAGACGGAAAACCTTCATCTGTACCACAAGTAATTCCTGAAACAGAGGAAGAACATTGGCTACATACAACTGGTTCAGAGCGTGCAGAAAATAGAAAAAAAGGACGTTTGAAAAGTAAAGAAATGGCTGAAGTGTTAACTTTAAGTAAGCCTTGGAATATGTAA